A genomic segment from Maniola jurtina chromosome 16, ilManJurt1.1, whole genome shotgun sequence encodes:
- the LOC123873151 gene encoding uncharacterized protein CG43867 isoform X7, producing the protein MTNNNNGLNGGAAFPAAADMDSLEEMLRKLSELEQRVLEAEGRAEEAEDKVRAMEQRLCEWPAGAEGAPKAITRLEGQIEEQKQLRLQDAKQVEAKAARIKEWVTNKLRELEQQNQLLREQNDRCNQQLELLRNHIATQGSRNCAFLPSRGSLSLEVRSEDGPRASSSLLANNRRRSESLEGPQLPVVSSEPHYSTPVRHRRNLSIGTTNLTQTTPSNVNSQLNTMNRTMDERTTASLLADDLAAAVENLVVIPTTPNTSTDGDTTHDYAEIYTPSRERTPAWQGVNVVVQGNSRGGSSTGDSSTSEQPRPPTPPLHRFPSWEAKIYQVADDGLQQSVEEELSPPPCPRTMHESTSYQDISVPVYATVKGRASQIRSMPFTGDSSDDSSDGEESMGVTVHNTPHHNPVYGQSSQMPINNINLTSILPASMQQPSGPHGLVLNNANGQCSSSDTSLSASSPSKSVKTSSSLSPAKRSSSGSPSKQSKTRDTSFESGMSDDYAIPPDAVSCEGSGARDSPRRHDALEKSGHLAKLGGKLKTWRKRWFVLKNGTLSYWKSQSEVNRKPQGQIGLGEACKISRNEGAATFEIFTGSRTYYLTADSTATMEDWIRVLQNVQRRNATKLLLSKEDNKPTIQGWLTKVKNGHAKKSWCVLLGKMFLYFKSPGDQNPTGQINMRDARVEDVEHVSDSDSEEKNDDGRNLTVAIYPQHQVTGGPTYLLFESKADKDSWLYHLTVVSGGGLSQGTHYEQLVQKLMETDGDPNCVLWRHPTLLYSKENITTPLTSLNSEALQAEALKLFKCVQLFMSVAVEHAGIDYHVVLAQNALQQCLEVGELQDELASALCKQTAPHAPSKHGVQVRARSRHRQLLLCATQSLFTCDTGASSVGGDNKSDLPQNSAGSPSSIQAPLLSVDCKSNPPTYSFVQGWQLLALAVSLFVPRNNRLLWYLKLHLSRHADSKTECGKYAAYCSRALERTIRNGGRTDKPSRMEVLSILLKNPYHHCLPHAIPVHMLNNTYQVISFDGSTTVEEFLSTLSTELGCRESAASGFALFSDDPIEKDLEHHIKPDKKLCDVISKWETALREKGSGKFENSRVIRLTFRNRLYFKNSIRTETDKERLLLCYQVNQQVVAGRFPVTRELAAELGALMAQLDMGDYSASNTQHNQPLAHRFYPYRYRAGLSNEELRDVEEKLRSKWVALKGRSTVDCVRIYLNCTRKWPFFGATLFQARIKQPDLSMAWLAVSEDGVTVLELASMAVIGRYALNSIGLFGGLQDDLMMLIDAEDATSPVHKMLISLNKPKMVELTHLIADYKNALIRTGGTGTPQMNSLTRNGSHRSVRKPPSTLPHSTPSTLPHPLTTSHHHHHNTLNSHATTMTLGSDRNATLTLSSHTSTFNQHLEARAHSHGQPDILKSTPDHHRSEKKRSHTQDSGVA; encoded by the exons GTCCGCGCCATGGAGCAGCGGCTGTGCGAGTGGCCGGCGGGTGCTGAGGGTGCACCCAAAGCCATTACGCGGCTCGAGGGCCAAATTGAAGAACAG AAGCAGCTGCGACTTCAGGACGCGAAACAGGTAGAAGCTAAAGCCGCCCGGATCAAGGAGTGGGTGACCAATAAACTGCGGGAGCTAGAACAGCAGAACCAGTTACTTCGGGAACAAAACGACCGCTGCAACCAACAGCTAGAACTGCTCAGAAACCATATTGCTACGCAGGGGAGCAGAAACTGTGCT TTCCTACCCTCTCGGGGAAGCCTGTCTCTCGAGGTGAGGTCGGAGGACGGCCCTCGCGCCTCCTCCAGCCTTTTGGCAAACAATCGGCGACGCTCTGAGAGCCTCGAAGGCCCCCAG TTACCAGTAGTATCATCAGAGCCACACTACAGTACCCCAGTGCGGCATAGAAGAAATCTTTCCATTGGCACCACCAACCTCACCCAAACCACTCCGAGCAACGTTAACAGCCAACTTAACACCATGAATAGAACCATGGACGAGAGGACCACAGCTAGTTTGCTCGCTGATGATTTAGCT GCTGCAGTAGAAAATTTAGTGGTGATACCGACAACCCCAAATACATCGACAGACGGCGATACAACGCACGACTATGCTGAAATTTACACTCCAAGCAGAG AACGGACGCCGGCGTGGCAAGGTGTCAACGTAGTCGTCCAAGGAAACAGTCGAGGCGGTTCCTCTACCGGAGACAGCTCTACCTCTGAACAACCGAGACCTCCCACGCCACCCTTACATCGATTTCCGAGTTGGGAGGCTAAGATTTACCAG gtgGCAGACGATGGTCTTCAACAATCTGTAGAGGAGGAGCTAAGTCCACCGCCATGTCCGCGGACAATGCATGAGTCCACTAGTTACCAGGACATTTCGGTGCCTGTATATGCTACCGTTAAAGGG CGCGCTAGTCAAATCCGATCGATGCCTTTCACGGGCGACTCGTCGGACGATTCATCCGATGGCGAGGAGTCTATGGGTGTCACTGTACACAATACGCCACATCACAATCCCGTTTACG GTCAGTCCTCACAAATGCCAATCAACAACATCAACCTAACAAGTATTCTTCCTGCTTCGATGCAACAACCGTCCGGGCCGCACGGACTTGTGCTGAACAACGCTAACGGGCAGTGCAGCTCGTCCGACACCAGTCTCAGCGCCAGCAGTCCATCCAAAAGCGTCAAGACCAGCTCAAGCCTGAGCCCCGCCAAGCGATCCAGCAGCGGCTCCCCCAGCAAACAGAGCAAGACTAGAG ACACATCTTTCGAATCGGGCATGTCGGATGACTACGCGATACCTCCTGACGCGGTTTCCTGTGAGGGCAGTGGCGCGAGGGATTCTCCCAGAAGACATGACGCGTTGGAAAAGAGTGGACATCTTGCCAAATTGGGGGGGAAACTTAAAACTTGGAGGAAGAGATG GTTTGTCCTAAAAAATGGCACACTATCATATTGGAAGTCCCAATCAGAAGTGAACCGAAAACCTCAAGGTCAGATCGGTTTGGGCGAAGCCTGCAAGATATCTCGCAATGAAGGTGCCGCTACCTTCGAGATCTTCACCGGGAGTCGAACCTATTACCTCACCGCTGACAGCACTGCCACTATGGAGGACTGGATTAGGGTATTACAG AACGTCCAAAGGCGAAATGCAACAAAACTCCTCCTAAGCAAAGAAGACAACAAGCCCACAATCCAGGGTTGGCTCACCAAAGTGAAGAACGGACACGCCAAGAAGAGCTGGTGTGTTCTACTCGGCAAAATGTTCCTGTACTTCAAATCGCCTGGAGATCAG AACCCAACTGGTCAGATCAATATGCGAGACGCACGCGTCGAGGACGTTGAACACGTGTCAGACTCTGACTCCGAAGAGAAGAACGATGATGGCAGGAACCTCACTGTTGCGATATATCCGCAGCACCAGGTAACTGGG GGTCCAACTTACCTCCTCTTCGAAAGCAAAGCCGACAAAGACTCCTGGCTTTACCATTTGACCGTAGTGAGCGGAGGCGGGCTCAGCCAGGGCACGCACTACGAGCAACTCGTCCAAAAGCTTATGGAGACTGATGGAGATCCCA ATTGTGTGCTGTGGAGGCATCCAACTTTACTATATTCGAAGGAAAATATCACAACCCCGCTCACATCATTGAATTCCGAAGCGTTACAAGCCGAAGCTCTAAAGTTATTTAAG TGCGTACAACTATTCATGTCCGTGGCGGTGGAGCACGCAGGCATCGACTACCACGTGGTGCTGGCGCAGAACGCGCTGCAGCAGTGCCTCGAAGTGGGCGAGCTGCAGGACGAGCTGGCGTCCGCGCTGTGCAAGCAGACCGCGCCGCACGCGCCCTCCAAGCACGGCGTGCAGGTACGCGCGCGCTCCCGACACCGC CAACTGCTACTGTGCGCGACCCAGTCGTTGTTCACTTGCGACACGGGCGCGTCCTCAGTCGGCGGCGACAACAAGAGTGACCTCCCGCAGAACTCTGCCGGATCGCCAAGCTCGATACAG GCCCCCTTACTCTCAGTGGACTGTAAGAGTAACCCACCGACCTACAGTTTCGTTCAAGGCTGGCAATTATTAGCGCTGGCTGTCAGTTTGTTTGTGCCACGTAATAACAGGCTCTTGTGGTATCTCAAACTGCATCTGAGCAGGCATGCTGATTCTAA GACTGAATGTGGGAAATACGCAGCGTACTGCTCGCGCGCATTGGAGCGTACAATACGCAACGGCGGCCGAACCGACAAGCCTTCTCGAATGGAAGTGCTATCTATACTGCTCAAGAACCCCTACCACCACTGTCTACCTCACGCCATTCCCGTACATATGCTCAATAACACTTACCAG GTCATAAGCTTTGACGGATCAACTACAGTTGAGGAATTTCTATCGACGCTGAGCACAGAACTGGGCTGCAGAGAATCAGCTGCATCGGGCTTCGCGTTATTCAGTGACGATCCCATTGAAAAGGACTTGGAACACCACATCAAACCAGACAAAAAG TTATGTGACGTAATATCAAAATGGGAAACGGCGTTAAGAGAGAAGGGTTCAGGGAAGTTCGAGAACTCCCGAGTGATACGGTTGACGTTCCGCAACCGGTTGTATTTCAAGAATTCCATCCGGACTGAAACCGACAAGGAGAGATTATTACTTTGCTATCAAGTTAACCAGCAAG TGGTTGCGGGAAGATTTCCCGTAACGCGGGAACTGGCGGCGGAGTTAGGTGCACTTATGGCGCAGCTAGATATGGGCGACTATTCGGCCTCCAACACGCAACACAACCAACCGTTAGCGCACAGATTCTACCCCTACCGGTACCGAGCCGGCCTCAGCAACGAAGAACTTAG AGATGTTGAGGAGAAGCTCCGGTCGAAGTGGGTAGCGCTGAAAGGACGAAGCACGGTTGACTGTGTTAGGATATACCTAAATTGCACCAGGAAATGGCCGTTTTTCGGAGCCACACTGTTCCAAGCTAGG ATAAAACAACCGGATCTCTCAATGGCCTGGCTAGCAGTATCTGAAGACGGAGTGACTGTTTTGGAGCTCGCGTCCATGGCCGTTATAGGTCGATACGCGCTCAACTCTATAGGCCTTTTTGGAGGTCTTCAGGATGATCTGATGATGCTAATTGACGCGGAGGATGCCACAAGTCCCGTCCACAAGATGCTGATCAGCCTCAACAAACCTAAA ATGGTAGAGCTAACCCATCTTATAGCGGACTATAAAAACGCGCTTATACGCACCGGAGGCACCGGGACTCCTCAAATGAACTCCCTCACAAGAAACGGAAGCCATCGGAGCGTCAGAAAACCTCCTTCCACCCTCCCTCACTCCACACCATCCACCCTCCCGCACCCCTTAACAACATCACATCACCATCATCACAACACTTTAAACTCACATGCCACAACAATGACTTTAGGGTCTGATAGAAATGCAACATTAACTCTAAGTTCCCACACTTCAACGTTTAACCAACATTTAGAAGCGAGGGCACATTCCCACGGGCAGCCCGACATATTAAAATCCACTCCGGACCATCATAGGAGTGAAAAGAAACGCAGTCACACACAAGACAGTGGGGTGGCGTGA
- the LOC123873151 gene encoding uncharacterized protein CG43867 isoform X4, giving the protein MSEERSRRLSQIFDPLSRFTDHSGAGQSSSTPNSPRLMPRRSRDPPPPPPRPFAHSSRLDPLEYELVAADLGSVNWQERCLELQLELHRSRHQATRVRDMLRDKLSELEQRVLEAEGRAEEAEDKVRAMEQRLCEWPAGAEGAPKAITRLEGQIEEQKQLRLQDAKQVEAKAARIKEWVTNKLRELEQQNQLLREQNDRCNQQLELLRNHIATQGSRNCAFLPSRGSLSLEVRSEDGPRASSSLLANNRRRSESLEGPQLPVVSSEPHYSTPVRHRRNLSIGTTNLTQTTPSNVNSQLNTMNRTMDERTTASLLADDLAAAVENLVVIPTTPNTSTDGDTTHDYAEIYTPSRERTPAWQGVNVVVQGNSRGGSSTGDSSTSEQPRPPTPPLHRFPSWEAKIYQVADDGLQQSVEEELSPPPCPRTMHESTSYQDISVPVYATVKGRASQIRSMPFTGDSSDDSSDGEESMGVTVHNTPHHNPVYGQSSQMPINNINLTSILPASMQQPSGPHGLVLNNANGQCSSSDTSLSASSPSKSVKTSSSLSPAKRSSSGSPSKQSKTRDTSFESGMSDDYAIPPDAVSCEGSGARDSPRRHDALEKSGHLAKLGGKLKTWRKRWFVLKNGTLSYWKSQSEVNRKPQGQIGLGEACKISRNEGAATFEIFTGSRTYYLTADSTATMEDWIRVLQNVQRRNATKLLLSKEDNKPTIQGWLTKVKNGHAKKSWCVLLGKMFLYFKSPGDQNPTGQINMRDARVEDVEHVSDSDSEEKNDDGRNLTVAIYPQHQGPTYLLFESKADKDSWLYHLTVVSGGGLSQGTHYEQLVQKLMETDGDPNCVLWRHPTLLYSKENITTPLTSLNSEALQAEALKLFKCVQLFMSVAVEHAGIDYHVVLAQNALQQCLEVGELQDELASALCKQTAPHAPSKHGVQQLLLCATQSLFTCDTGASSVGGDNKSDLPQNSAGSPSSIQAPLLSVDCKSNPPTYSFVQGWQLLALAVSLFVPRNNRLLWYLKLHLSRHADSKTECGKYAAYCSRALERTIRNGGRTDKPSRMEVLSILLKNPYHHCLPHAIPVHMLNNTYQVISFDGSTTVEEFLSTLSTELGCRESAASGFALFSDDPIEKDLEHHIKPDKKLCDVISKWETALREKGSGKFENSRVIRLTFRNRLYFKNSIRTETDKERLLLCYQVNQQVVAGRFPVTRELAAELGALMAQLDMGDYSASNTQHNQPLAHRFYPYRYRAGLSNEELRDVEEKLRSKWVALKGRSTVDCVRIYLNCTRKWPFFGATLFQARIKQPDLSMAWLAVSEDGVTVLELASMAVIGRYALNSIGLFGGLQDDLMMLIDAEDATSPVHKMLISLNKPKMVELTHLIADYKNALIRTGGTGTPQMNSLTRNGSHRSVRKPPSTLPHSTPSTLPHPLTTSHHHHHNTLNSHATTMTLGSDRNATLTLSSHTSTFNQHLEARAHSHGQPDILKSTPDHHRSEKKRSHTQDSGVA; this is encoded by the exons GTCCGCGCCATGGAGCAGCGGCTGTGCGAGTGGCCGGCGGGTGCTGAGGGTGCACCCAAAGCCATTACGCGGCTCGAGGGCCAAATTGAAGAACAG AAGCAGCTGCGACTTCAGGACGCGAAACAGGTAGAAGCTAAAGCCGCCCGGATCAAGGAGTGGGTGACCAATAAACTGCGGGAGCTAGAACAGCAGAACCAGTTACTTCGGGAACAAAACGACCGCTGCAACCAACAGCTAGAACTGCTCAGAAACCATATTGCTACGCAGGGGAGCAGAAACTGTGCT TTCCTACCCTCTCGGGGAAGCCTGTCTCTCGAGGTGAGGTCGGAGGACGGCCCTCGCGCCTCCTCCAGCCTTTTGGCAAACAATCGGCGACGCTCTGAGAGCCTCGAAGGCCCCCAG TTACCAGTAGTATCATCAGAGCCACACTACAGTACCCCAGTGCGGCATAGAAGAAATCTTTCCATTGGCACCACCAACCTCACCCAAACCACTCCGAGCAACGTTAACAGCCAACTTAACACCATGAATAGAACCATGGACGAGAGGACCACAGCTAGTTTGCTCGCTGATGATTTAGCT GCTGCAGTAGAAAATTTAGTGGTGATACCGACAACCCCAAATACATCGACAGACGGCGATACAACGCACGACTATGCTGAAATTTACACTCCAAGCAGAG AACGGACGCCGGCGTGGCAAGGTGTCAACGTAGTCGTCCAAGGAAACAGTCGAGGCGGTTCCTCTACCGGAGACAGCTCTACCTCTGAACAACCGAGACCTCCCACGCCACCCTTACATCGATTTCCGAGTTGGGAGGCTAAGATTTACCAG gtgGCAGACGATGGTCTTCAACAATCTGTAGAGGAGGAGCTAAGTCCACCGCCATGTCCGCGGACAATGCATGAGTCCACTAGTTACCAGGACATTTCGGTGCCTGTATATGCTACCGTTAAAGGG CGCGCTAGTCAAATCCGATCGATGCCTTTCACGGGCGACTCGTCGGACGATTCATCCGATGGCGAGGAGTCTATGGGTGTCACTGTACACAATACGCCACATCACAATCCCGTTTACG GTCAGTCCTCACAAATGCCAATCAACAACATCAACCTAACAAGTATTCTTCCTGCTTCGATGCAACAACCGTCCGGGCCGCACGGACTTGTGCTGAACAACGCTAACGGGCAGTGCAGCTCGTCCGACACCAGTCTCAGCGCCAGCAGTCCATCCAAAAGCGTCAAGACCAGCTCAAGCCTGAGCCCCGCCAAGCGATCCAGCAGCGGCTCCCCCAGCAAACAGAGCAAGACTAGAG ACACATCTTTCGAATCGGGCATGTCGGATGACTACGCGATACCTCCTGACGCGGTTTCCTGTGAGGGCAGTGGCGCGAGGGATTCTCCCAGAAGACATGACGCGTTGGAAAAGAGTGGACATCTTGCCAAATTGGGGGGGAAACTTAAAACTTGGAGGAAGAGATG GTTTGTCCTAAAAAATGGCACACTATCATATTGGAAGTCCCAATCAGAAGTGAACCGAAAACCTCAAGGTCAGATCGGTTTGGGCGAAGCCTGCAAGATATCTCGCAATGAAGGTGCCGCTACCTTCGAGATCTTCACCGGGAGTCGAACCTATTACCTCACCGCTGACAGCACTGCCACTATGGAGGACTGGATTAGGGTATTACAG AACGTCCAAAGGCGAAATGCAACAAAACTCCTCCTAAGCAAAGAAGACAACAAGCCCACAATCCAGGGTTGGCTCACCAAAGTGAAGAACGGACACGCCAAGAAGAGCTGGTGTGTTCTACTCGGCAAAATGTTCCTGTACTTCAAATCGCCTGGAGATCAG AACCCAACTGGTCAGATCAATATGCGAGACGCACGCGTCGAGGACGTTGAACACGTGTCAGACTCTGACTCCGAAGAGAAGAACGATGATGGCAGGAACCTCACTGTTGCGATATATCCGCAGCACCAG GGTCCAACTTACCTCCTCTTCGAAAGCAAAGCCGACAAAGACTCCTGGCTTTACCATTTGACCGTAGTGAGCGGAGGCGGGCTCAGCCAGGGCACGCACTACGAGCAACTCGTCCAAAAGCTTATGGAGACTGATGGAGATCCCA ATTGTGTGCTGTGGAGGCATCCAACTTTACTATATTCGAAGGAAAATATCACAACCCCGCTCACATCATTGAATTCCGAAGCGTTACAAGCCGAAGCTCTAAAGTTATTTAAG TGCGTACAACTATTCATGTCCGTGGCGGTGGAGCACGCAGGCATCGACTACCACGTGGTGCTGGCGCAGAACGCGCTGCAGCAGTGCCTCGAAGTGGGCGAGCTGCAGGACGAGCTGGCGTCCGCGCTGTGCAAGCAGACCGCGCCGCACGCGCCCTCCAAGCACGGCGTGCAG CAACTGCTACTGTGCGCGACCCAGTCGTTGTTCACTTGCGACACGGGCGCGTCCTCAGTCGGCGGCGACAACAAGAGTGACCTCCCGCAGAACTCTGCCGGATCGCCAAGCTCGATACAG GCCCCCTTACTCTCAGTGGACTGTAAGAGTAACCCACCGACCTACAGTTTCGTTCAAGGCTGGCAATTATTAGCGCTGGCTGTCAGTTTGTTTGTGCCACGTAATAACAGGCTCTTGTGGTATCTCAAACTGCATCTGAGCAGGCATGCTGATTCTAA GACTGAATGTGGGAAATACGCAGCGTACTGCTCGCGCGCATTGGAGCGTACAATACGCAACGGCGGCCGAACCGACAAGCCTTCTCGAATGGAAGTGCTATCTATACTGCTCAAGAACCCCTACCACCACTGTCTACCTCACGCCATTCCCGTACATATGCTCAATAACACTTACCAG GTCATAAGCTTTGACGGATCAACTACAGTTGAGGAATTTCTATCGACGCTGAGCACAGAACTGGGCTGCAGAGAATCAGCTGCATCGGGCTTCGCGTTATTCAGTGACGATCCCATTGAAAAGGACTTGGAACACCACATCAAACCAGACAAAAAG TTATGTGACGTAATATCAAAATGGGAAACGGCGTTAAGAGAGAAGGGTTCAGGGAAGTTCGAGAACTCCCGAGTGATACGGTTGACGTTCCGCAACCGGTTGTATTTCAAGAATTCCATCCGGACTGAAACCGACAAGGAGAGATTATTACTTTGCTATCAAGTTAACCAGCAAG TGGTTGCGGGAAGATTTCCCGTAACGCGGGAACTGGCGGCGGAGTTAGGTGCACTTATGGCGCAGCTAGATATGGGCGACTATTCGGCCTCCAACACGCAACACAACCAACCGTTAGCGCACAGATTCTACCCCTACCGGTACCGAGCCGGCCTCAGCAACGAAGAACTTAG AGATGTTGAGGAGAAGCTCCGGTCGAAGTGGGTAGCGCTGAAAGGACGAAGCACGGTTGACTGTGTTAGGATATACCTAAATTGCACCAGGAAATGGCCGTTTTTCGGAGCCACACTGTTCCAAGCTAGG ATAAAACAACCGGATCTCTCAATGGCCTGGCTAGCAGTATCTGAAGACGGAGTGACTGTTTTGGAGCTCGCGTCCATGGCCGTTATAGGTCGATACGCGCTCAACTCTATAGGCCTTTTTGGAGGTCTTCAGGATGATCTGATGATGCTAATTGACGCGGAGGATGCCACAAGTCCCGTCCACAAGATGCTGATCAGCCTCAACAAACCTAAA ATGGTAGAGCTAACCCATCTTATAGCGGACTATAAAAACGCGCTTATACGCACCGGAGGCACCGGGACTCCTCAAATGAACTCCCTCACAAGAAACGGAAGCCATCGGAGCGTCAGAAAACCTCCTTCCACCCTCCCTCACTCCACACCATCCACCCTCCCGCACCCCTTAACAACATCACATCACCATCATCACAACACTTTAAACTCACATGCCACAACAATGACTTTAGGGTCTGATAGAAATGCAACATTAACTCTAAGTTCCCACACTTCAACGTTTAACCAACATTTAGAAGCGAGGGCACATTCCCACGGGCAGCCCGACATATTAAAATCCACTCCGGACCATCATAGGAGTGAAAAGAAACGCAGTCACACACAAGACAGTGGGGTGGCGTGA